From a region of the Listeria monocytogenes ATCC 19117 genome:
- the tadA gene encoding tRNA adenosine(34) deaminase TadA, producing the protein MERAFFMQQALEEAEKARDIGEVPIGAVVVLDGEIIGRAHNLRETSQNAVTHAELLAIQDACKHQNSWRLSGAELYVTLEPCPMCSGAILLSRIEKVYYGAKDPKAGTAGSLMNLLQDDRFNHTCEVEAGLMEKESSEMLKSFFQDLRKRNKLNRS; encoded by the coding sequence ATGGAACGAGCTTTCTTTATGCAACAAGCGCTTGAAGAAGCCGAGAAAGCACGAGATATTGGAGAAGTTCCAATTGGTGCAGTCGTTGTTTTAGATGGAGAAATTATTGGGCGGGCGCATAATTTGCGTGAAACGAGCCAAAATGCAGTGACCCATGCGGAGTTGCTTGCGATTCAAGATGCGTGTAAACATCAAAATTCATGGCGACTTAGCGGTGCAGAACTATACGTTACGCTAGAACCATGTCCGATGTGTAGCGGCGCCATTTTACTTTCGCGGATTGAAAAAGTTTATTACGGAGCCAAAGATCCAAAAGCGGGAACAGCCGGATCGTTAATGAATTTACTCCAAGATGACCGATTTAATCATACGTGTGAAGTAGAAGCAGGATTAATGGAAAAAGAAAGCAGCGAAATGTTAAAAAGTTTTTTCCAAGATCTACGAAAACGGAATAAATTGAATAGGTCTTAA